TGAAGATGTTCGTGTTCTGTATCCACAAAGATCACAAACGAATGGCTTCTCATCGGTGTGGGAACGCATATGAATCTTTACTTCCGTGGATGTGGCGCAGGGTTTGTTGCATACTCCACAACTGAAAGTGTAGTCATGTACATGTCTACGTAAGTGTACTGCTAAATTACACGCCAGCTGAAATCCATGCCCGCAGATGTCACATTTAAACGGTAGGGAGCCATCATGTGCAGCAAAATGTACTTTAAAGGCATCAGGACCACGCATTACTTTTTTACATGTTGAGCATTCAAAAGGTCCAACATCCTTTTCGAGAAACTCAATATGTTCAGAATATGCGAATTTCGgttgatatttcaatttttttcgtttggctATTAGTTTTCTGTTCTTTTCGAAAGAACACAATTTTCGCAATCTCGTAATTTGTTTCTCTATATCAATTTGCGTCATATTTAAACCGGTTTCGTTACAAAAATTTTCCCATACAATTCGTACAGCTTCCTCGCGCCTGTTTTTGAACCTATATGTAATGTCTTTTTCATCCCAGAGACAGGTGTTTTCTTTGTAGATCTCAgccaaaattattaattgctcatcgtctaaaacaaaatttggtgcAACCTGAAatcgaaacaaaatttgttgttaCTAAAAACCATTGGTCGATAGaacaaataattgaatttgcatacatacatacatcaccAATCTAAATATTAGAGGATCTACATTTGTTAATTATGGTTTGTTTAATTTATCATTCACTTCCAGAGCTATAAATATATCACATCATTATGTCAAATTTTAGGATATTAACAAAGCAGAATGGCACTtttgtgaatttaaatttttgatacatatgcGACCTTGAGCTTTTTCGGAAACACAGCAATTATTGACAACACTGCGCAGTTTGCACTGCCGATTTTATGCTGGCAGACGAGTTAGGCTGAACCCACACCGGATTAGTCAAAAACGTCTTTGACTAATAAGACACAAAAACGTCTTGTGCTCTAACCCACACCAAGCCAAGCACAATGAGACATTTTGTCTCGCTCGGTGtgcattgaaataaaacaaaaagagaaggaaaggaatattttcaataattgagTTTTGTGAacgaaattaaagaaataaaagtgAGTGGTGGGGGCATTCGTACAACCAGAAGCATGGATAAAGCATAGATAGATAGGcattctctatgttttaagttctctggccaGGATTGCTTTATCTAACTGGTTGCATCAAACGAACTGCGTAGTTGGCATACGCGAATAAGTGAAATTTGTAGTTGCAACGatcgttttaaaaattatgagaaaaCTTTTACCGTTGTGAGTTATATCTTCCGCCGAATAAAATGCGGAAATTAtagatataaatttaaaaacccACGACGAGAAGGTTTCATTTTATTGTA
The DNA window shown above is from Bactrocera tryoni isolate S06 chromosome 4, CSIRO_BtryS06_freeze2, whole genome shotgun sequence and carries:
- the LOC120773726 gene encoding zinc finger protein 836-like; this encodes MYVAPNFVLDDEQLIILAEIYKENTCLWDEKDITYRFKNRREEAVRIVWENFCNETGLNMTQIDIEKQITRLRKLCSFEKNRKLIAKRKKLKYQPKFAYSEHIEFLEKDVGPFECSTCKKVMRGPDAFKVHFAAHDGSLPFKCDICGHGFQLACNLAVHLRRHVHDYTFSCGVCNKPCATSTEVKIHMRSHTDEKPFVCDLCGYRTRTSSHLLTHTLRHQKRPRHKCKLCPKTFYETGSLYEHMSIHRNIRDKICEVCDKGFTTNKQLRQHQLIHNAEKKYSCKICEKRFAQYAGLSGHMKTHGNINSK